The Natator depressus isolate rNatDep1 chromosome 8, rNatDep2.hap1, whole genome shotgun sequence genome window below encodes:
- the TEX38 gene encoding testis-expressed protein 38: MLEKCIYRCDPCTKELTICSCFSGWLPLYFASLGLCYILIFSTMFFFHWKKVIQREQRAKAWVELMRSETFFPNAVVHWANKRAHYGIKAEVCTPESSASPKQHGKSFDRENITGRDGAFFPSLPGVGSYKLVFQELPYARSLSSLPPLLHHSTSYPFSAIPSRTVPFSSLPDFVTLGNERCHLSNGNSACEI; encoded by the coding sequence ATGCTGGAGAAATGCATTTATAGATGCgatccctgcaccaaagagcttaccatctgcTCTTGCTTTTCAGGTTGGCTGCCTCTCTACTTTGCGAGCCTAGGGCTATGTTACATCTTGATATTCAGTACCATGTTTTTCTTTCACTGGAAGAAAGTCATCCAGCGGGAGCAACGTGCAAAAGCGTGGGTTGAGCTGATGAGGAGCGAAACATTCTTCCCCAATGCAGTAGTTCACTGGGCAAACAAGAGAGCTCATTATGGGATTAAAGCAGAGGTATGCACTCCCGAGTCCAGTGCCAGCCCAAAGCAACATGGCAAAAGCTTTGACAGAGAGAACATCACAGGCAGGGATGGAgctttcttcccttcccttccaggtGTGGGTTCATACAAACTGGTGTTTCAGGAACTGCCTTATGCTCGTTCACTCTCCAGCCTCCCACCGCTGCTCCATCATTCAACCTCTTATCCTTTTTCAGCCATTCCATCAAGGACCGTTCCATTCAGCTCTCTTCCTGACTTCGTTACATTAGGAAATGAGAGATGCCACCTCAGTAACGGCAACTCTGCTTGTGAGATATAA